CCCGCTCGGCGCGGCGGCGTACGTGCTGTGGGTCGGGGCGCGCACCGGCGAGGGCCTGCTGGGCTACCTCGACGTGCAGGGCGGCTGGGGCAACGGCTTCGACGGGGGCTGGGCCTTCGCCCGGTTCATCGGGGCCCGGCTGGCCTCCCCGGCGTTCCCGGCGGGGATCGGGCTGATCGCGGGGGTGGCGCTGGTGTTGTGGCTGTACCGGCTGTGCGTACGACAGCGCCAGCCCGCGGCCCTGCTCGTCTACTGCGGGATCGTGGTGGCGCTGGCACTGTGCGCGTCCGGGTACTTCGGGTCCAAGCCCCGGCTGCTGCTGCCCGCCTTCCCGCTGATGCTGCCGGTGGCCGCGGCGCTGGCCCGCCTGCGGACCGGGCGGGCGGCGGCGGTGCTGGGCTCGGTGGCCTCGGTCTCCGCGGTGTACGGGGCGTTCTGGCTCAACGGATCGGGGCCTCCGTGAGCCCGGCCGGGGCCGCGGTCACGGAAGGGATCATTCCGATCCATGCTTGAGTAAAGTAATTGACCTGCGGTGATAAACCGTCGGTAAGCGGGTCGATAATCGCCCTGCGGGCGTTTCAATCGGCAGTGGAATAACGGGAATTAAGTACCGCGTGAGACCAAGTCCACATCACATGGTCATCACAAAGCCGGCGATTCGACCGGGCCGAGCTTCGACGCGCGGTAACGTCGATTGAGTGCGTACCGACCATATGCTGACCCGTCTCGAGCGGGTCTTCGCCCGGCTCGACCGGGAACCAGAGCGACCGGCTCATCTGCAAACTCCGCGGATGAGCCGGCACCGCGTCGTGCTCCTCGGTTCCACGCTCGCGTTCTATCTCGCGATCGTGGTCGCCGTGTTGACCACGTCCTGGCTCGTCCGGTTGGACTGGCAGATCATGTTCTTCCGGCCCTACGAGCAGTGGCCGCAGCTGCACGCCTTCCTCGACTACCTCGTCGTGCTCGGTCAGCGCGGACCCACCGCCGTCATGGTCGCGGCCTGGCTCGGGTGGCGCTCGTGGCGGCAGCACACCCTCCGCCCGCTGATCACCCTCGGCGTGGCGCTGCTCCTGCTGAACGTCACCGTCGGCGCCGTGAAGATCGGCCTCGGCCGGCTCGGCCCGCACTACGCGACCGAGATCGGCTCCGCCGAGCTCTTCGCCGGCGGCGATATATTTCCTTCCGGCCACACCGCCAACGCCGTCGTGACCTGGGGAATCCTGGCCTACCTGGCTTCCACCGTGGTCACCCGGCGGGTGCTGTCGGTGGTCTCCGCGGTCGTCTCGCTGAGCGTCGGCGCCACCACCGTGTACCTCGGCACCCACTGGGTGAGCGACGTACTGCTGGGCTGGACCGCCGGCCTGCTGATCCTGCTGGCGCTGCCCTGGTTCGAGCCGCTGGTCGCCCGGGCCGAGGCCTACGTCTTCGAGCTGCGCGAGCTGCTGCGCCGCCGGCTGGAGGAGGGCCGGGTGTCCGAGCCGGTCGCCGCCGCGCTCACCCCGCTGCTCTCCGCGGGCGGCAAGTGGCAGCTGCGGCGGAACGCGGAGGCCACGGCACCCGTCCCGGCCGCCGCTCCGGCCAACCCGCAGGCGCAGGCCGCCGGGCAGCCCGCCGCCAACGCCGGGACGGGCCACGGCCCGACGCCCAGGCCGGCCGCGCACCTGACCACCCGCCCGCACGTGATCCGGTCCGAGCGGACCCCGGTCACCCCGGTCGGCAGCCGCCGGCCGCCGCACACCGAGCGGACCACCGCCCGGGGGGCGCCGGCCCGGCCGATCGCGGGCGGCTGAGCCGCCCCGACCACCGCGCGGAGCGGTACGCACGACCCCTCCCGCGACATGGCCCCGGCACGGCGGGCCGGTTCATCGAACCGGCCCGCCGTTGTCGTTCACCTGCCCGGTCCGTCAGCATCGCGCCCTGAGGTTCCTCCGTACCGGGTCACGCTTGTGTCACGGATTGTCGACAGTCCTTTGCCCGGGCCCACTTACCCGGAAGTGGCCGACAAGAGGCCCGGGGCCTTTCTTTTTCGACCCGCGACACGCCCGCCGGGAAGGCTGTTTCCCATTCCGTTCCAGGGCCACCGATTTCCCCGCCGGAGGATTGCCGGGGAGTCGCCGAAGGAGTGGGACTGAACCCCCGTCAGCTTCCTTGCGGGTTCTTCACCGATCGGTCGAGAAGGTCACGCAGGGCCCGGATCCTCCCGGTAAGCTCCACCGGTTCGACGACTTCGAACTCACACCCGAGCATCATGATGTGAATCACAAGTACGTCCAGATTCACCGCCCCGGTGCGCAGCAGACAGCTCTGTCCGTCCACCGGTTCCAGGGTGCCGTCGCTCGGCCCGACGATCGTGGCGGCCTCCTCGGCGGAGACGGCGAGCCGTACCAGCGCCCGGGCCGCGTAGGCCCGTCCGGACACGCCTTCGGAGACGTACGCGGCCAGGTCCTCGGCGGGCGCCGGGCGCGGCGGGAAACGCGGACCGTGCGGGGGTGCGGGCTCGATCCGGTCGGCCCGGAAGGTGCGCCAGTCCTCCCGGTCGACGTCCCAGGCGACGAGGTACCAGCGTCGCTCGGTGCACACGAGTCGGTGGGGCTCCACCGTGCGGCGGGTGACGTTGCCCTCGTGATCCCGGTAGCCGAAGCGCAGTCGCTCGCCGTCCCGGCACACGGTCGCGAGCTCGGTCAGCACGGCCGGGTCGACGGTGGACCGCTGCGGCCCCCTCAGCATCGGCACGGTGAACTCGTTCAGCGCGGAGATCCGTCGGCGCAGCCGTGACGGCAGGACCTGCTCCAGCTTGGCGAGGGCCCGTACCGAGGCCTCGCCGATCCCCTCGACCCCGTTGCCGGCGGCCGTCCGCAGCCCCACGGCGACGGCCACGGCCTCGTCGTCGTCGAGCAGCAGCGGCGGCAGTTCCGCCCCCGCGCCCAGCTGGTACCCGCCCCCGGTACCGGGGCTGGCGTTCACCGGGTAGCCGAGCTCGCGCAACCGGTCCACGTCCCGTCGCACGGTGCGCGGGGTGACCCCGAGCCGGTCGGCGAGATCGGGGCCGGTCCATTCGCGGTGGGCCTGCAACAGGGACAACAGGCGCAGCAGTCGGGCGGAGGTCTCCAGCATGATCGGAAGTCTGCCGGCGCGGGACGCGGGCGCCGCGCGCGGTGGTGCGGGGCCGGCCGGGCCGGGGCGTCAGCAGCCCGGGACGGCGAGGTCGCCACCCAGTTTCACCAGGGCGCAGAGCGAGGTGAGGGAGACCTTCCAGACGCCGTCCTCCAGGACGGCGCCCCCCTTGGTGTCGGACAGCACCGGGAATCCGCTCACGAGCAGGTCGTAGGTGACCTCGGCCTCGGTGGGCGAGGTGAAGGTGACCCCGGTGACCTCTGAGGACACGGCGGCGGCCTGGGGATGACCCGAGACGGCGGCCAGCAGGGGCTTGAGCAGGTCGCCGTTCTGCAGGACCTCGACCTTCCGGTCGGCGGAGACCGAGGGGTCGAAGAACGCGGCCCAGTTCTTCTCGATCCGCGCCTCGGCCGCCGCAGGGTCCGCCGGGCCGTCCGCCCGGATCGCCGTCGCGGGTGCGAGGGCCGACGAGGCGCTCGCGACGCCGTTCTCGGTCGCCCCGGCGGTGCAGGCGGTGGCGGGTACCAGCAGGAGCGCCGCTGCCGCCGCCCAGGCGACGCGGCGGGAGTGTCCTTGTCCGCTCATGTCTCCAGGGTCGGCGCGTTCCGGACCGCCCGCAAGAAATGCCCCGGAACCGGCCGGGCCGGGCCCCGGGGCCGGTCAGCGGGGGCGGGGCGACGACCCCGGGGCCCCGCCCGGCGCGGGCGCGCCGACCGCGGGAGCCGCCCCGGCGGACGGGGTCGGCGGCTTGCCGGCGGGTCCGAGCCGCGCGGGGAGCGGCGCCGTGTGCGCCGGTCGCGGGGCCGGGAGGATCAGCCGGGTGCCGACCACCAGCGCCCGCGTGTTCGGACCGATCAGGGCCCGGTTCGCCTCGTACAGCGCCTGCCAACCGCCGCGCACCCGGTGCTCGCGCGCGATCGAGTACAGCGACTCCCCCGCCCGCACCACGTGCGTGCGCCCGGTCAGCCCGTACCGCTTCGAGCACACCGGCCAGGCCTCCCACCCCTGGGTGCCGAGCACGCCCTCGGCGACCCGGATCTGCTGTTCCCTGGTCGCCAGGTCCGCCCTCGGCGCGAAGAGCAGCCCCCCGTGCTCCTCCCAGGTCGGCTGCCGGAACTGGAGCCCGCCGTAGAACCCGTTGCCCGTGTTGACCGCCCAACGCCCGCTGCTCTCGCAGTCGGCCACGCAGTCCCAGGGCCACTCGCCACCCGGCCCGCAATCCCCCGGACCGTTCCCCAGCACCCCGGGGGAACCGGGATGCGCCGCACCCGCGGGGCCGGGGGCGGGGGGCGGGGGAGCCGCGGCGGCGCGGGACGGGGGGACGAACACCAGCGCGGCGACGACCGCGGTCGCGGAGGCGACCCACCGGATCCGGAGGTTGGGCATCGGGTCACGCTACGCGGGCCGCCCGCGACCTCACGGACCGCCACGCGACCGCCCCGGCGCCCACCCGGACGGCCGCCCCCGGTGTCCCGCGAACCAGCCGACAGCGACCGACAACTGAGCACAAACAGAAAAGAGTTGGCACGAAAACAAAGCCCCGGTCGGGCCGTTCACCCTCCCGGGTGGCCGGTTCGATTCCGTTCCCTCAAACGGCGTGACCCAGCCCGCCGCTGCTGCGTTGTGCCCGGCGAGCCGGGACCCCCCCGGCCCCCGCTCGCCTAGTCCGAGGAGTCACCCCGTGCCGCGCATGCTCGACGTCAGTGATGAGGTACGTGCCGAGATCGGTGACGAAGAAGCCGACAGGCTGCTCGTCGGCGACGACGCGCCGGGCAGTTACGACTGCACTTCCTGCCGCACCCCCGGCAACCCCGAGAGCGACCGCACCAGCACCGTGCTGTTCGTCGGCGAGGAGACCGCCGTCCTCGCCTTCGCCCACGCCACCTGCATCCCCTCCCAGGTGGTCTCCGTACCCGAGGCCCAGCTCCAGGGCGCCGTCGCCAGCATCACCGGCGACAGTCCGGCACCCGCCCCCTCCCCGGTCGCCCCCGACGGCGCCCCCCAGTCCGTGCCCGGCGGTCAGGCCGTCCTCGGCATCACCAGCGGCCTGGTCCTGATCGACAACGAGCTGCACCCCGCGCTGGTCGTCGAGCCCACCGCCCCGATCGCCCGTCCCGGCACCACCGGCCCCGGCGACGACTTCCTGCCGCTCCTCATCGAGCAGGGCTTCATCCCGGTCACCGACACCAAGCAGCTCCCCTCACCGCTGGCCGGCTGGTCGGTCCTCCTCGCCGCGGGACAGCTGCACGCCGTCCTCCAGCCCGGTCCGGCCGGCGGCAGCCCGATCCACTGGTGGCAGGCGCACCAGGCGCTGTCCGTGACCGACGGCTGGCGAGCCGCCGTCAACAAGACCCAGCGCGTGCTCATCTACGCGGCTCCGGTCGGTTCCATCGGCCAGCAGCCCCGCGAGGACCTGCTCCGCGACGCCCTCGACAAGGCCGCCGCCAACGGGCAGCTGGTCGCCGCCTCGATGCCCCTGGCCGGTACCCCGGGCGCCTGATCCCCTCGCCCTTCCCGCTCGTCCCTCACACCCCGCCGAAACGGTCGCCCGCCCCCGCCGAAGGGGCCGGACCGCATGCGCCGGGGGTGCGCGGTCCGTCCCGCGCACCCCCGGCGATCTGCGTTTTCTCCCCGTTCACCCCGCATCCGCAGGGCCCCGGGTTCGTTGGCTGATACGTGCATTCACACGACGTCTCCCGCGCCCCGTCCCATCCGAGCACCGTCCCCCCGATGCGCCCGTCCCGGGATCGGGACATCGCCCCGGTCGCCTCGCACACCCCGATCTACGACACGTTGTACTCGGAGTACCTGCGCGCCTTCCGGACCCTGCCGGGTGACCGTACGGGCGAGGAGGACCTCGGTTTCACGGCCTTCTCCTACGGGGGCGGCCACGGCGGGGCCGGGGCGGGGGGCGGTTCGTACGCGGCGGCCTGGAGCACGCCCTCCTGGCAGCCGGTGGAGGCCTGGCAACCCGCCCCTTACGTCCCGGCCCCGCTGCCCTCGTACGCCCACTCCGCCGGCTCCGGTCAGGGACAGGGACAGGGATACGCCAACGGGCGACAGCACCAGACCGGGATGCAACACGTCCCGGCGGCCCTGCCGCCCGCTCCGCGCCGGGGCTACTGACCCCGGCGGCACGTCGGCGCGTACGCCTTACTTCTTCTTCTTGTACTGCGCGCCGCGCTTCTCGCGCACCCGCACCGAAAGGTGGATCGGGGTGCCCTCGAAACCGAACTCCTCGCGCAACCGGCGCTCGATGAAACGGCGGTAGCCGTGCTCCAGGAAGCCGGAGGCGAAGAGGACGAAGCGCGGCGGCTTGCTTCCCGCCTGGGTCCCGAACAGGATGCGGGGCTGCTTGCCGCCGCGGATCGGGTGCGGGTGGGCGGCGACGACCTCGCCGAGGAACGCGTTCAGCCGACCGGTGGGGACGCGCGTCTCCCAGCCCGCCAGCGCGGTCTCGATCGCCGGGACCAGCTTCTCCATGTGGCGGCCGGTGAGCGCCGAGACGTTGACGCGGGGCGCCCAGGCGACCTGCTGCATCTCGGTCTCGATCTCGCGCTCGAGGTAGTAGCGGCGCTCCTCGTCGAGCTCGTCCCACTTGTTGTACGCGATCACGACCGCGCGGCCCGCCTCGACGGCCATGGTGATGATGCGCTGGTCCTGGACGCTGATGGTCTCGGTCGAGTCGATCAGGATGACCGCGACCTCCGCCTTCTCCACGGCGGCGGCCGTGCGCAGCGAGGCGTAGTAGTCGGCGCCCTGCTGGAGGTGGACCTTCTTGCGGATGCCCGCGGTGTCCACGAACTTCCAGGTGACCCCGCCGAGTTGGATCAGCTCGTCGACCGGGTCGCGGGTGGTGCCGGCCAGTTCGTTGACGACGACGCGGTCCTCCTTCGCGACCTTGTTCAGGAGCGAGGACTTGCCGACGTTGGGGCGGCCGATCAGCGCGATGCGGCGGGGGCCGCCGATGGGGGTGCCGAAGGTCTGCGCGGGGGCCTCGGGGAGGGCCTCCAGTACCGCGTCGAGCATGTCGCCCGTGCCGCGGCCGTGCAGGGAGGAGACCGGGTGCGGCAGGCCGAGGCCCAGCGACCACAGGGACGCCGCGTCGGACTCGCCGCTCAGGCCGTCGACCTTGTTGGCGCAGAGCACGACGGGCTTGCCGGCCCGGCGCAGCAGCCTGACGACGGCCTCGTCGGTGTCGGTGGCGCCGACCTTGGCGTCCACGACGAAGACGACCGCGTCGGCGCTCTCGATGGCGTACTCGGCCTGGGCGGCGACGGCGGCGTCGATGCCGAGGACGTCCTGCTCCCAGCCGCCGGTGTCGACGACCTTGAAGCGGCGGCCGGCCCATTCGGCCTCGTAGGTGACGCGGTCGCGGGTGACGCCGGGCTTGTCTTCGACGACGGCCTCGCGGCGGCCGATGATGCGGTTCACCAGGGTCGACTTGCCGACGTTCGGCCGGCCGACGACGGCGAGGACGGGCAGCGGGCCGTGGCCCGCCTCCTGCAGGGCGCCTTCGACGTCCTCGACGTCGAAGCCCTCTTCCGCGGCGAGCTCCATGAACTCCGCGTACTCGGCGTCGCCAAGTGCTCCGTGGTCGTGCTGGTCGTTCATGAAGTCCGTTCCTCGTCGTTCGTGGTGATCGGTGGTGCCCGCGCGGCGCGGTTCCACTACTGGGTCAAGTCTCACTCAGCGCCCGGTGAGGCGCTTGGCGTCGGCCAGGTGGGCGGTCAGCCGGTCCTGGATGCGTACGGTGGCCTCGTCCAAGGCGGTGCGTGTGCGACGGCCCGTGCCGTCCCCGGCGTCGAAGGCGGAGCCGAAGACCACGTCGACCCGGCTCTTGAGGGCCGGCAGGCCCTTCACGAGTCGGCCGCGGCTCTCGGTGCTGCCGAGCACGGCGACGGGTACGACGGGGGCGCCGCTGCGCACCGCGAAGTAGGCGAGGCCGGCGCGGAGCGAGGCGAAGTCGCCCTCGCCCCGGGTGCCCTCGGGGAAGATCCCCAGGGCGCCGCCGTTGTCGAGCACGCCGAGGGCGCGGCCGATGGCGGTGCGGTCGGCGCCGGCGCGGTCGACCTTCACCTGCCCGATGCCGTCGAGGAACGGGCCGAGGGGACCCACGTACGCTTCCTTCTTGATCAGGAAGTGCAGCGGTCTCGGCGCGGTCCCCATCACCATGGGGCCGTCTATGTTGTGGGAGTGGTTCACGGCGAGGATGACGGGGCCCTTCGCGGGCACCTTCCAGGCTCCCAGTACGCGCGGCTTCCACAGCCCGTACATCAGCCCGATGCCGATCCTCCGGCCGACCGCCGCACCCTTGAGGGAGGGCGCTGCGCTCACTGGCGACCCGCCCGCTCCCCGGTGTCCTCGGCCGCGCTCTGCCGCTCCGCGACCAGCGTCACCACGCATTCGATGACCTGGTCGAGCGTGAGCTCGGTGGTGTCCACCTCGACCGCGTCGTCGGCCTTGGCCAGCGGGGAGGTCTTCCGGCCGGAGTCGGCCGCGTCCCGCTTGATCAGGGCTTCCCTGGTGGCCGCGAGGTCCGCGGCCTCCTTGCCGCGCAGCTCGCCGCTGCGGCGGGCGGCGCGGGCCTCGGCCGAGGCGGTCAGGAAGACCTTGAGGTCGGCGTCGGGCAGGACCGTGGTGCCGATGTCGCGGCCTTCCACGACGATGCCCTCCGCGCTCTCGGCGGCGTCGGCCGCGATCGAGCGCTGGAGTCGGGTGATCAGGGCGCGCACCTCGGGGACGGCGCTGACAGCGCTGACCTTGGAGGTGACGTCCCGGGTGCGGATGGGGCCGGAGGCGTCCAGTCCGTCGACGGTGATGGTGGGCGCGGACGGGTCGGTGCCGGACACGATGGCGGGCTTGTCCGCGGCGAGGGCGATGGCCTGCGGGTCGTCGATGTCGACGCCGTTGGTGATCATCCACCAGGTGATGGCCCGGTACTGGGCACCGGTGTCCAGGTAGCGCAGCCCGAGCTTGGCGGCCACGGCCTTGGAGGTGCTGGACTTGCCCGTGCCGGAGGGACCGTCGATGGCGACGATCACGGCGGACGGAGCTGCGGATTCCACGGTGCGGGCACCTTCCTGGTTGCGCGTACGTGTCCGGGCGCGCCAATAGCGCCCCTCCCCAGGTTACCGGGCCCTGGCCGCTCCCCGTCCCGCCCGGGAGGGACGGGCCCGCGTCGACGCCCGGCAGGGGCCGTGACCGGCGGGAATACGGGGTCGCGGCCGGGTACCGGGGCGGTACCCGGCCGCGAGCCCGCGGGTTACTGCTGGCGCAGCGCCCAGCCGCGCTCGCGCAGTTCGGCCTCCAGGGGCGCCACCGCGCGGGGTTCCACCATCAGCTGTACGAGACCGGCCTGCTGTCCCGTCGCGTGCTCGATCCGCACGTCCTCGATGTTCACGCCGGCCCGGCCGGCGTCGGCGAAGATCCGTGCCAGTTCGCCCGGCTTGTCGCTGATGAACACCCCGACCGTCTCGTACGCCATCGGCGCCGCGCCGTGCTTGCCCGGGACCCGGACCCGGCCCGCGTTGCCCCGCCTGAGCACGTCCTCGATGCCGGCGGCCCCGCCCCGGCGCTTGGCCTCGTCGGCCGACTGGAGGCCGCGCAGGGCCTCCACCGTCTCCTCCAGGTCGGCGGCGATCCCGGCCAGGACGTCGGCGACCGGGCCCGGGTTCGCGGAGAGGATCTCCACCCACATCCGCGGGTCCGAAGCCGCGATCCGCGTCACGTCCCGGATGCCCTGCCCGCACAGTCGCACGGCCGTCTCGTCGGCCTCCTCCAGTCGGGCCGCCACCATGCTCGACACCAGTTGGGGGGTGTGCGAGACCAGGGCCACCGCGCGGTCGTGGGCGTCCGCGTCCATCACCACCGGGACGGCCCGGCACAGCGCCACCAGTTCCAGCGCGAGGTTCAGCACCTCGTGGTCGGTGTCCCGGGTCGGTGTCAGCACCCACGGGCGACCCTCGAACAGGTCGGCCGTCGCCGCGAGCGGCCCGGACCGCTCCTTGCCGGCCATCGGGTGCGTTCCGATGTAGGTGCCCGCGTCCACGCCCATCGCCGTGAGTTCCCGTCGCGGGCCGCCCTTGACGCTGGCCACGTCCACGTAGGCGCGGGCCAGGTCGCGGCCGATCGCGTCGGCCAGCGCCGTCGCGACGTGGGCGGGCGGGACGGCCACGATCGCCAGGTCCACCTTGTGTTCCGGTGCCTCGT
This region of Streptomyces sp. NBC_00513 genomic DNA includes:
- a CDS encoding phosphatase PAP2 family protein gives rise to the protein MRTDHMLTRLERVFARLDREPERPAHLQTPRMSRHRVVLLGSTLAFYLAIVVAVLTTSWLVRLDWQIMFFRPYEQWPQLHAFLDYLVVLGQRGPTAVMVAAWLGWRSWRQHTLRPLITLGVALLLLNVTVGAVKIGLGRLGPHYATEIGSAELFAGGDIFPSGHTANAVVTWGILAYLASTVVTRRVLSVVSAVVSLSVGATTVYLGTHWVSDVLLGWTAGLLILLALPWFEPLVARAEAYVFELRELLRRRLEEGRVSEPVAAALTPLLSAGGKWQLRRNAEATAPVPAAAPANPQAQAAGQPAANAGTGHGPTPRPAAHLTTRPHVIRSERTPVTPVGSRRPPHTERTTARGAPARPIAGG
- a CDS encoding YafY family protein yields the protein MLETSARLLRLLSLLQAHREWTGPDLADRLGVTPRTVRRDVDRLRELGYPVNASPGTGGGYQLGAGAELPPLLLDDDEAVAVAVGLRTAAGNGVEGIGEASVRALAKLEQVLPSRLRRRISALNEFTVPMLRGPQRSTVDPAVLTELATVCRDGERLRFGYRDHEGNVTRRTVEPHRLVCTERRWYLVAWDVDREDWRTFRADRIEPAPPHGPRFPPRPAPAEDLAAYVSEGVSGRAYAARALVRLAVSAEEAATIVGPSDGTLEPVDGQSCLLRTGAVNLDVLVIHIMMLGCEFEVVEPVELTGRIRALRDLLDRSVKNPQGS
- a CDS encoding transglycosylase family protein → MPNLRIRWVASATAVVAALVFVPPSRAAAAPPPPAPGPAGAAHPGSPGVLGNGPGDCGPGGEWPWDCVADCESSGRWAVNTGNGFYGGLQFRQPTWEEHGGLLFAPRADLATREQQIRVAEGVLGTQGWEAWPVCSKRYGLTGRTHVVRAGESLYSIAREHRVRGGWQALYEANRALIGPNTRALVVGTRLILPAPRPAHTAPLPARLGPAGKPPTPSAGAAPAVGAPAPGGAPGSSPRPR
- the der gene encoding ribosome biogenesis GTPase Der — translated: MNDQHDHGALGDAEYAEFMELAAEEGFDVEDVEGALQEAGHGPLPVLAVVGRPNVGKSTLVNRIIGRREAVVEDKPGVTRDRVTYEAEWAGRRFKVVDTGGWEQDVLGIDAAVAAQAEYAIESADAVVFVVDAKVGATDTDEAVVRLLRRAGKPVVLCANKVDGLSGESDAASLWSLGLGLPHPVSSLHGRGTGDMLDAVLEALPEAPAQTFGTPIGGPRRIALIGRPNVGKSSLLNKVAKEDRVVVNELAGTTRDPVDELIQLGGVTWKFVDTAGIRKKVHLQQGADYYASLRTAAAVEKAEVAVILIDSTETISVQDQRIITMAVEAGRAVVIAYNKWDELDEERRYYLEREIETEMQQVAWAPRVNVSALTGRHMEKLVPAIETALAGWETRVPTGRLNAFLGEVVAAHPHPIRGGKQPRILFGTQAGSKPPRFVLFASGFLEHGYRRFIERRLREEFGFEGTPIHLSVRVREKRGAQYKKKK
- a CDS encoding 1-acyl-sn-glycerol-3-phosphate acyltransferase, whose translation is MYGLWKPRVLGAWKVPAKGPVILAVNHSHNIDGPMVMGTAPRPLHFLIKKEAYVGPLGPFLDGIGQVKVDRAGADRTAIGRALGVLDNGGALGIFPEGTRGEGDFASLRAGLAYFAVRSGAPVVPVAVLGSTESRGRLVKGLPALKSRVDVVFGSAFDAGDGTGRRTRTALDEATVRIQDRLTAHLADAKRLTGR
- the cmk gene encoding (d)CMP kinase, yielding MESAAPSAVIVAIDGPSGTGKSSTSKAVAAKLGLRYLDTGAQYRAITWWMITNGVDIDDPQAIALAADKPAIVSGTDPSAPTITVDGLDASGPIRTRDVTSKVSAVSAVPEVRALITRLQRSIAADAAESAEGIVVEGRDIGTTVLPDADLKVFLTASAEARAARRSGELRGKEAADLAATREALIKRDAADSGRKTSPLAKADDAVEVDTTELTLDQVIECVVTLVAERQSAAEDTGERAGRQ
- a CDS encoding prephenate dehydrogenase, yielding MRTAVVIGTGLIGTSAALALTARGITVHLVDHDPAQARTAAALGAGTDEAPEHKVDLAIVAVPPAHVATALADAIGRDLARAYVDVASVKGGPRRELTAMGVDAGTYIGTHPMAGKERSGPLAATADLFEGRPWVLTPTRDTDHEVLNLALELVALCRAVPVVMDADAHDRAVALVSHTPQLVSSMVAARLEEADETAVRLCGQGIRDVTRIAASDPRMWVEILSANPGPVADVLAGIAADLEETVEALRGLQSADEAKRRGGAAGIEDVLRRGNAGRVRVPGKHGAAPMAYETVGVFISDKPGELARIFADAGRAGVNIEDVRIEHATGQQAGLVQLMVEPRAVAPLEAELRERGWALRQQ